TAAACTAGAATACACAAAAAGCGAAGGTATgagtttgatgaaatttttgttgtatattcttTTGGAACGAATGGTTTGGAGTTGGTTAAGTGTTGTTCGTTTGATTCAAAAAGGatgaattgtttgatttttataagtGGAAGTAGAACAGTCAAGGGTATGTGGTACATAATTTACGTCGGTGTGTTGCTAAACAAATTAAGGTACAATATTTAATCCAAAAGCGTGGTGCTGTAAACCGTTTTGTTGTTTCATAATGGAAAACTGTCCTAACAGCGAATTGTCGAATGATAAATTGGTTCTTCCAATCCCTTTTAGAAAGTATCCATATATcgcatttaagttttaaatgaaaCTCTTATTAATAACAAGGtgcaaaaaaacaaagaaaattcattatttttatgaatttcaaagcATGCGATGGTGTAGTAAAACTCTAGTCATCAAGACCAAAcagtgtatttttaattgttgttgaGGGGGGGATAATACATAAACTGTGTGTGTGTAAAAAGGGGGGTTTGAATGGGACAATAATCAAGACATAAAAGAAGTTTGACCTCTGTAAAACTTACTCATTGTAGACCCTCACAATTCATTATAAGTGTAGCATCCTTTTTTGGTGAATAAGCCTTAGCTTGTTCGGTTTGTGTAAGATGTATTgatcttaatatataaaacaaaaaaacatattttgatgatgatgaagatgatctATGTATTTTAGCAGTCCTAATACCAATTTCCCGCATAATAGCTAGTATTAAggttgtttagtttttaaaataactcacCTTAGTTTTCCTTTAAGCGAGTTCACTTCGCGTGTCATTGCTTCATGACTTTCAAGCATATCTTCGCATTCTCGTTGTGCCTTTCGTTTTTGCGTCTTCTCCTTTTGCAGTTCCTCTTCGGTTTCGTCTAGGTTGCGCTTCAGAGTCTTCATGCGGCTATTGAGCTGTTGAAACAAGAATTTATTGTTatacaaatcataaaaaaaataaaatttatattgattttactTTATCGATTTGCTCTTTGTATTGATCCGCATGTCTTCGTTCATCTTCGATGTTCATAGTGAGTTCCTTGATTTTCTTATCCAATTTGCGGTTAGATTTCTGCTGAAGCAATCGTTCCTTGGCTTCGTTTTCTAGTTGTTCTTCGAGGTTGGCAATCTTTGCTTCCAGACCGGCAATTGTTGCTTTCACCTTTGTCCTTTGTGCTGTTTCGATTTCAGCTAACTTAGCCTTCAACTCTTTGTTTTGTCGGTCTAGTAGGGCTCTGGCGTTTTCGTTCTTTTGCGAGTTGGACTTCTCTGTTGCGAGTTCGGTAGATAGTTGTTCAATAGTAAGCTGAGCCTTACGAGTTCTGTCCACAAGTACTTCCGAATTCGATTGCTCCTCTTCGAGCTCCTCCTCGAGAGTGGCTATTCTTGCTTCCAGACGTCTCTTTTCCTCAACCATTAGGGATCCTTTGTTAGCGTTGGCATTTATTTCTTCAGCGAGCTCATCACGTTCAGTTTCTGCTGCACGGCGTGCTCTCTCTGAGCTTGCGAGGTCCTCAGTAAGTTGCATAACTTCAGCTTCTAGGGTCTTCACCTTGCGCTCAGCCTCCTTGCTTGCTGCTGCCAGTTCTTCCTTGGCTGCCTTTGCATCTTCAGCATCACGAAGGGCGTCTTTGACTTGCGCCTGTAGTTTCTTGGCGTGCTTGAGAGCATCCTCTTTCACCTTGTTGTGCATTTCCATAGTCGTTTCGATTTCCTTCAAGTCACCCTCGAGCTTCTTCTTAGCAGCCACCGCTGCGGTTCGTTGTTTACGTTCTTCATCAAGTTCTGCCTCGAGATCACGCAATTGCTTAACTAAACCACGTCGTTTCTCTTCAGCTTGTTCTTCCTTGGCTTGAATGTCACGTTCGAATTGGGAGCGTAAGGCTTGCATGTTAACTTCCAGACGCAACTTAGCATCCTCCGTTAGTTGAAGGTCATCCTCCAGCTCTTCGTTTTGTGCTTTCAATTCGGCTAATTGACTTTCTAGCGCACGTTTTGCCTTCTCCAACTCATGCACATTCTTATCGGCTGTACCTTGGCTGTTGGCCAAATCGTCAAGTTCATTTTGCAAAACCTTTCGCTTAGTTTCCAAGTCCTCGATTTTGTCGTACGCTTCATCCAATTCGCGAGTCAATGACAAAACTTTAGTTTCCTTCTCACGGGCCTCACGCTCTGCAGTATCACGCTCCTGGGCAGTTTGATCACTAATTGCCTTCTCTTCCGCAAGTATCTTATCGAAATTCTTTTGCTTCTTCTCGAGTTCAAGAACTTTAGTGCGTTGTGTTTCTAGTTCGATGGTGGTGTCTTCCAGTTCAGATTGAATCTTCTTTTTGCTCTTATCAAGGCGATCGTTCTGAGCTTGGAGTTCTTTCACTTGTCTCTCTAGAGCTTCTAATTCCTTGCCATTGCGCTTCTTGTTCTCTTCCAACTCTTTAACAATATCCGAATCTTCTTCGGCCTTCTTCTTGATTTCTTGCATTTGCAGGCTAAGTTCGGACAATTTGCGCTCGTAGTTCTTTTTtacttcttcatcttcttccaATTGTTCTTGGAGCACGTCCTTTTCGGATTCAAGCTGGCGCAGTTTCGAACTCAAAGACAATTTCTGGCGGGTTTCTTCCTCAAGCAATTGTTGGGCTTCTGTCAATTGACTTTCCATATTGCTGGCGGATTTTACAGCGGCTGATGCTTTCAATTCAGCTTCCTCTAATTGACTTGTTATATTTTCTgattcttgctgaagcttggtgCACTTCTCTTGCAATTCGGAACGGGCACGTTCGATTTCGGCCAGCTTAGCCTGTTAAATTGAGTAGAAATagaaaagtaaaatgttttattaattcaagTCGAATAGGGGTATCGAGTTTTCCAATGCAAAACCATAAAACCAAATGAAAACATTGTGGTTGAGAGGACAGGCGGTGTTGGGTCACTGAAAACTTTGCCACAATCGTATTTAAGTTTACATACGAACTTATTGAcgtagaaaaattaatttcagagaGATGCATATGCAATTTAAAACTGAATGATTTGTGGAAGATATTCATATTACAGAAGCAATAACCCAGAGTGAGTTGTTGTAACAAAGATAAGAATTGTATTGATAAACTTATGACACCACAACAATTAAGTTGCATCTTTGAAGTGATATATGAAAAGATGTAGGGAAGGAATTATGGTttgcattgtttaaaaaacaggTTACATGGTCAAACAAATGAACCTACCTGCATTTCAGCGATCTGTTGCTCTGCTTGTTTCCGACGACGATCATTCTCTTGTCTCGAACTGCTAACAATTCGTAGTTCAGTAGTTAAATCGGCATTCTCAGCTTCCAAAGTACCCTTAGTTTTTTCCAGCACCGTTTTAGCCTTGCGCAAGTTCTCCAGCTGATCGTTAATTGCATTGAGTTCTTGTGAGTGCTTATGACGCATCTCGGCCAGTAATCCTTCATGGTTGACTGTCTCATCttcgagattctttttaaggCTGGCAAGCTCCTGCTCACGTTTTGAACGAAGTTCTTGTTGAGCtaagattttcattaaaaaaaatcattattttacaaaaaaaaattaagaaacgcTCATTAACTTACCGGCAGTTGTATCTAGAGAATCCAAAAGTTCATTCTTGAGAGCTTCTAGTTCTTCACCCAAGTCACGTCTAATTTTCTCCGCCTTAGCACGAGCGCCTTTCTCAGCTTCAAGATCTTCCTGAATTTCAGCCAACTGTGACTCAAGTTCTCTCTGAGCTTTTTGGGCGGCTGCTTTGCTCGCAGATTCTTCGTCGATTCGCATCAGAGTTTGAGTGAGTTCATCTTCGCGCTTAGAAAGCTGCGTTTGTAACTCTTCAATTTGAATTCGGCGTTCGTTGAGTTGTTCTTTTAGATCAGCAACTTCGGTTTCTATTTTTCGCTTAGAACGGTCTGATTCCTGGCGTTGTTGCTGATCTTTGATAAGACGTTCTTCAAGTTCACTAATTGTGGCTTCATGCTTTGCTTTCAGCTTTGCTAAATGTTTAGCTTTCTCTTCTTCTTCGGCGAGGGTCTGAGACAAATCATTGGCACGTTCTTCCAGCAGTTTCTTTTCCTTGAGTAACTTTTGGTTTTGATCATCAGTTAGGGCAAGATCTTCTTcgtatttcttaatttttccgTCCAGTTGCACCTTCTCAAGTTGTAACTTCTGCCTAGCAGCTTCCTCTTCTTCTAATTGCTCTTCCAAGTCTTGAATGTTGACCTCAAGCTTTTTCTTATCATTTCCCAGAGCGAGAACACGTTCTTCTTCCTCTTCAATTCGAGCTTCAAGCTCTTGCATCATGTCCTCGAGTTCTTGTTTTCTTGCCATCAACCTTGAACGACCCTCTTCAGCTTCGGCACAGAGTTCAATTTCGGCTTGAAGTTGTTCAGCCAAGGCAGTTTTTTCTTCATTCGCTTGTTGCCATTTTTTCTCATATTCCAATGTGCTTTTATTTAAGCTCTCCAATTTTTCACGAACCTGCTTTAATTCATCTTCCTTCTGCACAAGTTTCTCCTCCTGCTTGGTGACCTCCAACAGTGGTTTAACTTTCGTGTACAAACGCCACCATTGCCAGTTACGAAGCTTTAAGTAGGCTGCACAGTTTCTCTGAATAATTCTTATGGCATTCAATTGCTGCAAACGTTTTTGGTAGTTCCGCCTTGCGAGGAATCCCCTGCAGAATGCTTGGAAGTTCACAATCAGGTCCGTGATTTTATAATCACGCTCTTCTTCTAAATGAGCCAGTACACCAGCTCGGAAGAAAATCTTCGACTGTCCAACACGGAacaaatttgaatccaattCCAAAGCTTGGATCATTTTTTCGCAGGCCTTTTTGCCATCCATGAATCCCTTGGGAATAACATTTGGCGTCAGAAGTTCGTAACGCTGACGGAATTCCTGGAAAGGAATTCTATTGGGGAAACCTTGACGACAGATTCGAATACCCTCCAATACACCATTGCAACGCAATTGGTCCAGCACAAGTGGAGCATCAATTTTTCCAGCACGCTTTTCATGATTTGGGATTATGCACCGCACGAAGTTAGGATTTGTGTTACGCAGTGTGTCCATCAACTTAGCCAGTTGTTCTTTGTACAAATGCGAGACAGTACGGAACATACCCTTGCGAGTTCGTGCACCGAATTGTGTGTCGGTAAGAGCCTGTTGGGCCATACCCACAATTTCTGCATCCTTCCAGATCTGTACAACGAATGGATCTTGTGAGGTCTGTAACAATGATACAATATTTTCGTTGAGGGGATCCATGTTCTTCATCAACCATTTGACTGCCGAATAGTCAACCTTGCCAGCGTAATGCATAATCGCATAATCAGCAACGCCACGGAAGTCCGTCTTTAAGAATTTAGGATGCATAGAATGTGCCGAAACCAACTTCTCAACGAAAGTTTTATCTGTTGCCTTAGGGAaccaacattcctcatcaagAAGAGCCATAATTCCACCAGGTTTATCAATCAGGTCAATAGTCGGCTGCAAGTCAAGACCAAAGTCAATGAATTTCCATTCAATTCCCTCGCGTTGGTACTCCTCTTGCTCCAGAA
This window of the Eupeodes corollae chromosome 3, idEupCoro1.1, whole genome shotgun sequence genome carries:
- the LOC129952400 gene encoding myosin heavy chain, non-muscle isoform X4 gives rise to the protein MGDEISDRNDPELKYLSVERNQFNDPATQAEWTQKRLVWVPNGNQGFVAASIKREQGDEVEVDLAETGKRVMVLRDDIQKMNPPKFDKVEDMAELTCLNEASVLHNIKDRYYSGLIYTYSGLFCVVVNPYKKLPIYTEKIMERYKGIKRHEVPPHVFAITDTAYRSMLQDREDQSILCTGESGAGKTENTKKVIQYLAYVAASKPKGSGAGPHPALIISHNAETFAGELEQQLLQANPILEAFGNAKTVKNDNSSRFGKFIRINFDASGYISGANIETYLLEKSRAIRQAKDERTFHIFYQLLAGASAEQRDKFILDDIKTYPFLSNGSLPVPGVDDYAEFQATVKSMNIMGMTNDDFNSIFRIVSAVLLFGCMKFRQERNNDQATLPDNTVAQKIAHLLGLNVTDMTRAFLTPRIKVGRDFVTKAQTKEQVEFAVEAIAKACYERMFKWLVTRINRSLDRTKRQGASFIGILDMAGFEIFELNSFEQLCINYTNEKLQQLFNHTMFILEQEEYQREGIEWKFIDFGLDLQPTIDLIDKPGGIMALLDEECWFPKATDKTFVEKLVSAHSMHPKFLKTDFRGVADYAIMHYAGKVDYSAVKWLMKNMDPLNENIVSLLQTSQDPFVVQIWKDAEIVGMAQQALTDTQFGARTRKGMFRTVSHLYKEQLAKLMDTLRNTNPNFVRCIIPNHEKRAGKIDAPLVLDQLRCNGVLEGIRICRQGFPNRIPFQEFRQRYELLTPNVIPKGFMDGKKACEKMIQALELDSNLFRVGQSKIFFRAGVLAHLEEERDYKITDLIVNFQAFCRGFLARRNYQKRLQQLNAIRIIQRNCAAYLKLRNWQWWRLYTKVKPLLEVTKQEEKLVQKEDELKQVREKLESLNKSTLEYEKKWQQANEEKTALAEQLQAEIELCAEAEEGRSRLMARKQELEDMMQELEARIEEEEERVLALGNDKKKLEVNIQDLEEQLEEEEAARQKLQLEKVQLDGKIKKYEEDLALTDDQNQKLLKEKKLLEERANDLSQTLAEEEEKAKHLAKLKAKHEATISELEERLIKDQQQRQESDRSKRKIETEVADLKEQLNERRIQIEELQTQLSKREDELTQTLMRIDEESASKAAAQKAQRELESQLAEIQEDLEAEKGARAKAEKIRRDLGEELEALKNELLDSLDTTAAQQELRSKREQELASLKKNLEDETVNHEGLLAEMRHKHSQELNAINDQLENLRKAKTVLEKTKGTLEAENADLTTELRIVSSSRQENDRRRKQAEQQIAEMQAKLAEIERARSELQEKCTKLQQESENITSQLEEAELKASAAVKSASNMESQLTEAQQLLEEETRQKLSLSSKLRQLESEKDVLQEQLEEDEEVKKNYERKLSELSLQMQEIKKKAEEDSDIVKELEENKKRNGKELEALERQVKELQAQNDRLDKSKKKIQSELEDTTIELETQRTKVLELEKKQKNFDKILAEEKAISDQTAQERDTAEREAREKETKVLSLTRELDEAYDKIEDLETKRKVLQNELDDLANSQGTADKNVHELEKAKRALESQLAELKAQNEELEDDLQLTEDAKLRLEVNMQALRSQFERDIQAKEEQAEEKRRGLVKQLRDLEAELDEERKQRTAAVAAKKKLEGDLKEIETTMEMHNKVKEDALKHAKKLQAQVKDALRDAEDAKAAKEELAAASKEAERKVKTLEAEVMQLTEDLASSERARRAAETERDELAEEINANANKGSLMVEEKRRLEARIATLEEELEEEQSNSEVLVDRTRKAQLTIEQLSTELATEKSNSQKNENARALLDRQNKELKAKLAEIETAQRTKVKATIAGLEAKIANLEEQLENEAKERLLQQKSNRKLDKKIKELTMNIEDERRHADQYKEQIDKLNSRMKTLKRNLDETEEELQKEKTQKRKAQRECEDMLESHEAMTREVNSLKGKLRFSVTTESDEELTDIQE
- the LOC129952400 gene encoding myosin heavy chain, non-muscle isoform X1; this translates as MGDEISDRNDPELKYLSVERNQFNDPATQAEWTQKRLVWVPNGNQGFVAASIKREQGDEVEVDLAETGKRVMVLRDDIQKMNPPKFDKVEDMAELTCLNEASVLHNIKDRYYSGLIYTYSGLFCVVVNPYKKLPIYTEKIMERYKGIKRHEVPPHVFAITDTAYRSMLQDREDQSILCTGESGAGKTENTKKVIQYLAYVAASKPKGSGAGPHPALIISHNAETFAGELEQQLLQANPILEAFGNAKTVKNDNSSRFGKFIRINFDASGYISGANIETYLLEKSRAIRQAKDERTFHIFYQLLAGASAEQRDKFILDDIKTYPFLSNGSLPVPGVDDYAEFQATVKSMNIMGMTNDDFNSIFRIVSAVLLFGCMKFRQERNNDQATLPDNTVAQKIAHLLGLNVTDMTRAFLTPRIKVGRDFVTKAQTKEQVEFAVEAIAKACYERMFKWLVTRINRSLDRTKRQGASFIGILDMAGFEIFELNSFEQLCINYTNEKLQQLFNHTMFILEQEEYQREGIEWKFIDFGLDLQPTIDLIDKPGGIMALLDEECWFPKATDKTFVEKLVSAHSMHPKFLKTDFRGVADYAIMHYAGKVDYSAVKWLMKNMDPLNENIVSLLQTSQDPFVVQIWKDAEIVGMAQQALTDTQFGARTRKGMFRTVSHLYKEQLAKLMDTLRNTNPNFVRCIIPNHEKRAGKIDAPLVLDQLRCNGVLEGIRICRQGFPNRIPFQEFRQRYELLTPNVIPKGFMDGKKACEKMIQALELDSNLFRVGQSKIFFRAGVLAHLEEERDYKITDLIVNFQAFCRGFLARRNYQKRLQQLNAIRIIQRNCAAYLKLRNWQWWRLYTKVKPLLEVTKQEEKLVQKEDELKQVREKLESLNKSTLEYEKKWQQANEEKTALAEQLQAEIELCAEAEEGRSRLMARKQELEDMMQELEARIEEEEERVLALGNDKKKLEVNIQDLEEQLEEEEAARQKLQLEKVQLDGKIKKYEEDLALTDDQNQKLLKEKKLLEERANDLSQTLAEEEEKAKHLAKLKAKHEATISELEERLIKDQQQRQESDRSKRKIETEVADLKEQLNERRIQIEELQTQLSKREDELTQTLMRIDEESASKAAAQKAQRELESQLAEIQEDLEAEKGARAKAEKIRRDLGEELEALKNELLDSLDTTAAQQELRSKREQELASLKKNLEDETVNHEGLLAEMRHKHSQELNAINDQLENLRKAKTVLEKTKGTLEAENADLTTELRIVSSSRQENDRRRKQAEQQIAEMQAKLAEIERARSELQEKCTKLQQESENITSQLEEAELKASAAVKSASNMESQLTEAQQLLEEETRQKLSLSSKLRQLESEKDVLQEQLEEDEEVKKNYERKLSELSLQMQEIKKKAEEDSDIVKELEENKKRNGKELEALERQVKELQAQNDRLDKSKKKIQSELEDTTIELETQRTKVLELEKKQKNFDKILAEEKAISDQTAQERDTAEREAREKETKVLSLTRELDEAYDKIEDLETKRKVLQNELDDLANSQGTADKNVHELEKAKRALESQLAELKAQNEELEDDLQLTEDAKLRLEVNMQALRSQFERDIQAKEEQAEEKRRGLVKQLRDLEAELDEERKQRTAAVAAKKKLEGDLKEIETTMEMHNKVKEDALKHAKKLQAQVKDALRDAEDAKAAKEELAAASKEAERKVKTLEAEVMQLTEDLASSERARRAAETERDELAEEINANANKGSLMVEEKRRLEARIATLEEELEEEQSNSEVLVDRTRKAQLTIEQLSTELATEKSNSQKNENARALLDRQNKELKAKLAEIETAQRTKVKATIAGLEAKIANLEEQLENEAKERLLQQKSNRKLDKKIKELTMNIEDERRHADQYKEQIDKLNSRMKTLKRNLDETEEELQKEKTQKRKAQRECEDMLESHEAMTREVNSLKGKLRRTTMGLSSSRLTGTTSSKRADDSSSVQDESIDGDDSGN
- the LOC129952400 gene encoding myosin heavy chain, non-muscle isoform X3 yields the protein MGDEISDRNDPELKYLSVERNQFNDPATQAEWTQKRLVWVPNGNQGFVAASIKREQGDEVEVDLAETGKRVMVLRDDIQKMNPPKFDKVEDMAELTCLNEASVLHNIKDRYYSGLIYTYSGLFCVVVNPYKKLPIYTEKIMERYKGIKRHEVPPHVFAITDTAYRSMLQDREDQSILCTGESGAGKTENTKKVIQYLAYVAASKPKGSGAGPHPALIISHNAETFAGELEQQLLQANPILEAFGNAKTVKNDNSSRFGKFIRINFDASGYISGANIETYLLEKSRAIRQAKDERTFHIFYQLLAGASAEQRDKFILDDIKTYPFLSNGSLPVPGVDDYAEFQATVKSMNIMGMTNDDFNSIFRIVSAVLLFGCMKFRQERNNDQATLPDNTVAQKIAHLLGLNVTDMTRAFLTPRIKVGRDFVTKAQTKEQVEFAVEAIAKACYERMFKWLVTRINRSLDRTKRQGASFIGILDMAGFEIFELNSFEQLCINYTNEKLQQLFNHTMFILEQEEYQREGIEWKFIDFGLDLQPTIDLIDKPGGIMALLDEECWFPKATDKTFVEKLVSAHSMHPKFLKTDFRGVADYAIMHYAGKVDYSAVKWLMKNMDPLNENIVSLLQTSQDPFVVQIWKDAEIVGMAQQALTDTQFGARTRKGMFRTVSHLYKEQLAKLMDTLRNTNPNFVRCIIPNHEKRAGKIDAPLVLDQLRCNGVLEGIRICRQGFPNRIPFQEFRQRYELLTPNVIPKGFMDGKKACEKMIQALELDSNLFRVGQSKIFFRAGVLAHLEEERDYKITDLIVNFQAFCRGFLARRNYQKRLQQLNAIRIIQRNCAAYLKLRNWQWWRLYTKVKPLLEVTKQEEKLVQKEDELKQVREKLESLNKSTLEYEKKWQQANEEKTALAEQLQAEIELCAEAEEGRSRLMARKQELEDMMQELEARIEEEEERVLALGNDKKKLEVNIQDLEEQLEEEEAARQKLQLEKVQLDGKIKKYEEDLALTDDQNQKLLKEKKLLEERANDLSQTLAEEEEKAKHLAKLKAKHEATISELEERLIKDQQQRQESDRSKRKIETEVADLKEQLNERRIQIEELQTQLSKREDELTQTLMRIDEESASKAAAQKAQRELESQLAEIQEDLEAEKGARAKAEKIRRDLGEELEALKNELLDSLDTTAAQQELRSKREQELASLKKNLEDETVNHEGLLAEMRHKHSQELNAINDQLENLRKAKTVLEKTKGTLEAENADLTTELRIVSSSRQENDRRRKQAEQQIAEMQAKLAEIERARSELQEKCTKLQQESENITSQLEEAELKASAAVKSASNMESQLTEAQQLLEEETRQKLSLSSKLRQLESEKDVLQEQLEEDEEVKKNYERKLSELSLQMQEIKKKAEEDSDIVKELEENKKRNGKELEALERQVKELQAQNDRLDKSKKKIQSELEDTTIELETQRTKVLELEKKQKNFDKILAEEKAISDQTAQERDTAEREAREKETKVLSLTRELDEAYDKIEDLETKRKVLQNELDDLANSQGTADKNVHELEKAKRALESQLAELKAQNEELEDDLQLTEDAKLRLEVNMQALRSQFERDIQAKEEQAEEKRRGLVKQLRDLEAELDEERKQRTAAVAAKKKLEGDLKEIETTMEMHNKVKEDALKHAKKLQAQVKDALRDAEDAKAAKEELAAASKEAERKVKTLEAEVMQLTEDLASSERARRAAETERDELAEEINANANKGSLMVEEKRRLEARIATLEEELEEEQSNSEVLVDRTRKAQLTIEQLSTELATEKSNSQKNENARALLDRQNKELKAKLAEIETAQRTKVKATIAGLEAKIANLEEQLENEAKERLLQQKSNRKLDKKIKELTMNIEDERRHADQYKEQIDKLNSRMKTLKRNLDETEEELQKEKTQKRKAQRECEDMLESHEAMTREVNSLKGKLRSIHLTQTEQAKAYSPKKDATLIMNCEGLQ
- the LOC129952400 gene encoding myosin heavy chain, non-muscle isoform X2, producing MGDEISDRNDPELKYLSVERNQFNDPATQAEWTQKRLVWVPNGNQGFVAASIKREQGDEVEVDLAETGKRVMVLRDDIQKMNPPKFDKVEDMAELTCLNEASVLHNIKDRYYSGLIYTYSGLFCVVVNPYKKLPIYTEKIMERYKGIKRHEVPPHVFAITDTAYRSMLQDREDQSILCTGESGAGKTENTKKVIQYLAYVAASKPKGSGAGPHPALIIGELEQQLLQANPILEAFGNAKTVKNDNSSRFGKFIRINFDASGYISGANIETYLLEKSRAIRQAKDERTFHIFYQLLAGASAEQRDKFILDDIKTYPFLSNGSLPVPGVDDYAEFQATVKSMNIMGMTNDDFNSIFRIVSAVLLFGCMKFRQERNNDQATLPDNTVAQKIAHLLGLNVTDMTRAFLTPRIKVGRDFVTKAQTKEQVEFAVEAIAKACYERMFKWLVTRINRSLDRTKRQGASFIGILDMAGFEIFELNSFEQLCINYTNEKLQQLFNHTMFILEQEEYQREGIEWKFIDFGLDLQPTIDLIDKPGGIMALLDEECWFPKATDKTFVEKLVSAHSMHPKFLKTDFRGVADYAIMHYAGKVDYSAVKWLMKNMDPLNENIVSLLQTSQDPFVVQIWKDAEIVGMAQQALTDTQFGARTRKGMFRTVSHLYKEQLAKLMDTLRNTNPNFVRCIIPNHEKRAGKIDAPLVLDQLRCNGVLEGIRICRQGFPNRIPFQEFRQRYELLTPNVIPKGFMDGKKACEKMIQALELDSNLFRVGQSKIFFRAGVLAHLEEERDYKITDLIVNFQAFCRGFLARRNYQKRLQQLNAIRIIQRNCAAYLKLRNWQWWRLYTKVKPLLEVTKQEEKLVQKEDELKQVREKLESLNKSTLEYEKKWQQANEEKTALAEQLQAEIELCAEAEEGRSRLMARKQELEDMMQELEARIEEEEERVLALGNDKKKLEVNIQDLEEQLEEEEAARQKLQLEKVQLDGKIKKYEEDLALTDDQNQKLLKEKKLLEERANDLSQTLAEEEEKAKHLAKLKAKHEATISELEERLIKDQQQRQESDRSKRKIETEVADLKEQLNERRIQIEELQTQLSKREDELTQTLMRIDEESASKAAAQKAQRELESQLAEIQEDLEAEKGARAKAEKIRRDLGEELEALKNELLDSLDTTAAQQELRSKREQELASLKKNLEDETVNHEGLLAEMRHKHSQELNAINDQLENLRKAKTVLEKTKGTLEAENADLTTELRIVSSSRQENDRRRKQAEQQIAEMQAKLAEIERARSELQEKCTKLQQESENITSQLEEAELKASAAVKSASNMESQLTEAQQLLEEETRQKLSLSSKLRQLESEKDVLQEQLEEDEEVKKNYERKLSELSLQMQEIKKKAEEDSDIVKELEENKKRNGKELEALERQVKELQAQNDRLDKSKKKIQSELEDTTIELETQRTKVLELEKKQKNFDKILAEEKAISDQTAQERDTAEREAREKETKVLSLTRELDEAYDKIEDLETKRKVLQNELDDLANSQGTADKNVHELEKAKRALESQLAELKAQNEELEDDLQLTEDAKLRLEVNMQALRSQFERDIQAKEEQAEEKRRGLVKQLRDLEAELDEERKQRTAAVAAKKKLEGDLKEIETTMEMHNKVKEDALKHAKKLQAQVKDALRDAEDAKAAKEELAAASKEAERKVKTLEAEVMQLTEDLASSERARRAAETERDELAEEINANANKGSLMVEEKRRLEARIATLEEELEEEQSNSEVLVDRTRKAQLTIEQLSTELATEKSNSQKNENARALLDRQNKELKAKLAEIETAQRTKVKATIAGLEAKIANLEEQLENEAKERLLQQKSNRKLDKKIKELTMNIEDERRHADQYKEQIDKLNSRMKTLKRNLDETEEELQKEKTQKRKAQRECEDMLESHEAMTREVNSLKGKLRRTTMGLSSSRLTGTTSSKRADDSSSVQDESIDGDDSGN